Proteins encoded within one genomic window of Trichoderma asperellum chromosome 2, complete sequence:
- the RPS20 gene encoding 40S ribosomal protein uS10 (BUSCO:EOG092D4K5O) — translation MSYQKNEKDVQEPAKSHKIRITLSSRKVQVLEKVCSEIIDRAKNKDLRAKGPVRLPTKRLTVTPRKTPCGEGSKTWDRFEMRIHKRLIDLHAPTEVVKQIIVNIDAGVEVEVTIAA, via the exons ATGTCTTACCAGAAGAACGAGAAGGATGTCCAGGAGCCGGCT AAGAGCCACAAGATCCGCATCACCCTCTCTTCCCGCAAGGTCCAGGTCCTCGAGAAGGTCTGCTCCGAGATCATCGACCGTGCTAAGAACAAGGACCTCCGCGCCAAGGGCCCTGTCCGTCTGCCTACCAAGCGTCTGACCGTCACTCCCCGCAAGACCCCTTGCGGTGAGGGTTCCAAGACCTGGGACCGCTTCGAGATGCGCATCCACAAGCGTCTCATTGA CCTCCACGCCCCCACCGAGGTCGTCAAGCAGATCATTGTCAACATCGACGCTGGTGTCGAGGTTGAGGTCACCATTGCTGCTTAA
- a CDS encoding uncharacterized protein (BUSCO:EOG092D0XCU): MSTWMNDAVPNHNGNGFPHMNDPSAASAMMDPSAFMASQGQFNPGAQFPNQQQMAAMQNGPMRHASPAGYQASQVYQTNSVIPSKRPRPREDSISGSPRQNPGMLPTSRSETPQQQNFPGFQPGAMPPQNAGQFSHLQTNGSANASPSPIMGNQMRPGSVPQRVATASPHPFSPGAQQFGSQTSPIASEHGTPQPNPYMQNISQGYNPAFAQSPSNSRPSPNPNAMAGNPMMAQQMNQMGQPMGQMPGNVYAQMQQQQQHQQQQQQQQQQQQSSAQSQQQRLQAMPDGKMAAYQMRLQQQLQGGMQMQAQMQAQGMGRGMIGKQPMPGVPNGQVPQGQMRPQHRPTGSINAEQFMKNLAGLMHAKGLPLDPNPMIGDRPISLVILFQAVQAKGGSKTLNAGNGWGALAQILGLQAQNPNVVMALRQIYERNLLKFEEVWVAQQKQRMMQQQANLANQGTPQKQVPQGQPMNQAQMLQAHQQQQQQQLLQQQQQHQQPQPPPQPHAQQHTPVKPGQPAVNGFSTPQTPQQLQQPNAMPGHNRNNLSRSIDAAGPNDFSIPSPAHSRTGSMPLGPGEARPMGMMGAEQQMPRLPPKSEDYNPCARELSTYGGVDLHAANLLGGELERWKPTVPPVNDLGNIDISALTRSLQSGIHGEVRLALDTLATVSHSVNQAHFLQLRYCDDLVDALIDCAEEQLELLTEHTAEVSDEIQLTSYEEVVRACRIERFAIRDVPAFGTEDYELDRAVDRLVCISTILRNVSFPGEQNDNHNMLADESVIKFLCTAIRYLGTRTMLLRTYNNTLDFMKDVVILLSNISSSIEIPGREQAFCLLQFLLSFAPIPSPVVTSDTLFFSNYDPSVHTYLPHAVDALAKLLARDEPNRSHYKNLFAIDATNNPPYELLTRTFALAISPIPDKVKERDRPTSFPSLVEVRKPYLMQGLLSAEILASLAPGAESNVVRSWLAAGNGLANNLFRLGQELSRMYEQPQAFGRGAGRAQPRKDPELVYISALSVTLLRRLVEKSRDPNNPAVSAAGAFLPTTQTLLEALSMQSPEWSKEGLLQHLSTITSLAG, from the coding sequence ATGAGCACCTGGATGAACGACGCAGTCCCGAACCACAATGGCAACGGCTTCCCGCACATGAATGACCCCAGCGCCGCCAGTGCCATGATGGATCCGTCCGCCTTCATGGCCAGCCAGGGCCAGTTCAACCCTGGCGCCCAGTTCCCCAATCAACAACAGATGGCTGCCATGCAGAACGGCCCGATGCGCCACGCCTCGCCCGCGGGCTACCAGGCATCCCAGGTCTATCAGACCAATTCTGTCATTCCATCAAAACGGCCGCGGCCCCGTGAGGATTCCATCTCCGGCTCTCCTAGACAGAATCCGGGCATGCTTCCGACGTCGCGCTCCGAaacgccgcagcagcagaactTCCCCGGCTTCCAGCCTGGCGCTATGCCTCCGCAGAACGCCGGCCAGTTCTCGCATCTCCAGACCAACGGTTCGGCCAACGCAAGCCCGTCACCCATCATGGGGAACCAAATGCGCCCGGGTAGTGTTCCTCAAAGGGTGGCGACAGCCTCGCCTCACCCATTTTCCCCAGGCGCTCAACAGTTTGGTTCTCAGACATCGCCTATTGCTTCAGAGCACGGCACTCCCCAGCCGAACCCTTATATGCAAAACATCTCCCAAGGCTACAATCCGGCTTTTGCGCAGTCACCGTCGAATTCGCGTCCGTCACCAAATCCAAACGCGATGGCAGGGAATCCCATGATGGCCCAGCAAATGAACCAGATGGGACAGCCCATGGGCCAGATGCCAGGCAATGTATATgctcagatgcagcagcaacaacagcatcagcagcagcaacaacaacaacagcagcagcagcagtcctCAGCTCAATCGCAGCAACAGCGACTCCAGGCCATGCCGGATGGCAAAATGGCTGCGTACCAGATGCGACTccaacagcagcttcaaggcGGTATGCAGATGCAAGCTCAGATGCAGGCCCAGGGTATGGGGCGTGGAATGATCGGGAAGCAACCGATGCCCGGCGTGCCGAATGGCCAAGTTCCCCAAGGACAAATGCGACCTCAACACCGACCTACAGGCAGTATCAATGCGGAACAATTCATGAAGAATTTAGCGGGGCTTATGCATGCAAAGGGCCTCCCACTAGATCCGAATCCTATGATCGGAGATAGGCCCATTAGCTTGGTGATCCTGTTCCAGGCCGTGCAGGCAAAAGGCGGTTCAAAGACGCTGAACGCTGGGAATGGTTGGGGTGCCCTAGCCCAAATCTTGGGACTTCAAGCGCAAAATCCCAACGTTGTTATGGCGCTGAGACAGATTTATGAACGAAATTTACTCAAGTTTGAGGAGGTCTGGGTGGCTCAGCAGAAACAGAGaatgatgcagcagcaagcgaaCCTTGCGAACCAGGGCACACCGCAGAAACAGGTACCACAGGGACAGCCGATGAATCAAGCTCAAATGTTGCAAGcacatcaacagcagcaacagcagcagcttcttcaacaacagcaacagcatcaacaaccacAGCCACCACCCCAACCCCATGCGCAACAACACACTCCTGTGAAGCCTGGCCAGCCCGCCGTCAATGGCTTTTCCACCCCTCAAACTCCACAGCAACTCCAGCAGCCAAATGCAATGCCCGGCCACAACAGAAACAATTTATCCCGCAGTATCGATGCAGCTGGGCCGAATGATTTTTCAATACCGTCGCCGGCTCACTCAAGAACTGGTAGCATGCCCTTAGGCCCAGGCGAAGCCAGGCCGATGGGTATGATGGGTGCTGAGCAGCAGATGCCCCGACTCCCTCCAAAATCCGAGGATTATAACCCATGTGCGCGGGAGCTTTCTACCTATGGCGGTGTCGATCTCCATGCAGCTAATCTGCTAGGCGGGGAGCTTGAGCGGTGGAAGCCTACTGTCCCGCCTGTCAATGACCTAGGCAACATTGATATATCTGCATTAACACGTAGCTTGCAAAGCGGAATACATGGGGAGGTTCGCCTTGCTTTGGATACGCTTGCGACAGTGTCCCACTCGGTGAACCAAGCACATTTCCTGCAGCTCCGATATTGCGATGACTTGGTCGATGCACTCATCGACTGCGCGGAAGAGCAGCTCGAGCTATTGACGGAACACACAGCAGAAGTATCTGATGAGATTCAGCTTACTTCATACGAAGAAGTTGTCAGAGCATGCCGCATTGAGCGATTTGCAATTCGAGATGTGCCGGCTTTCGGGACCGAGGACTATGAGCTTGATAGAGCTGTCGATCGACTAGTGTGCATCTCGACTATCTTGCGCAATGTCTCCTTCCCAGGCGAGCAAAATGACAACCACAACATGCTGGCGGACGAATCTGTCATCAAGTTCCTTTGCACCGCTATCAGGTATCTCGGCACGAGGACCATGCTTCTCCGCACCTATAATAACACACTTGACTTCATGAAGGATGTGGTTATTCTGCTTTCTAATATTTCTAGCTCGATCGAAATTCCTGGTCGGGAGCAGgcattttgtcttttgcaGTTCTTGCTGTCATTCGCCCCGATTCCCAGCCCAGTCGTGACTAGTGATACGCTTTTCTTTAGCAATTACGACCCGAGCGTTCACACATATCTTCCTCACGCTGTTGATGCCTTGGCAAAATTGCTTGCCCGTGACGAACCAAACAGAAGCCACTACAAAAACCTCTTTGCTATTGACGCTACAAACAACCCCCCATACGAACTCCTTACTCGCACATTCGCGCTGGCAATTTCACCGATACCAGACAAGGTTAAAGAACGTGATCGACCAACAAGCTTCCCCTCGCTTGTGGAAGTCCGGAAGCCATATCTCATGCAAGGGCTATTATCAGCGGAGATACTTGCATCTCTGGCACCTGGGGCAGAGTCGAACGTTGTGaggagctggctggctgcgGGCAATGGGCTTGCAAACAACCTCTTCCGCCTGGGCCAGGAGCTGAGTCGTATGTACGAACAGCCACAGGCTTTCGGCAGAGGAGCGGGACGGGCTCAACCAAGGAAAGATCCTGAGCTCGTCTACATCTCTGCTCTTTCAGTCACTTTGTTGAGGCGATTAGTAGAAAAGTCGAGAGATCCAAACAACCCTGCTGTTTCGGCTGCGGGGGCCTTTTTACCGACTACGCAGACGTTGTTGGAAGCCTTATCTATGCAGAGTCCTGAGTGGTCAAAAGAGGGTCTATTACAGCATCTGTCGACCATTACAAGTCTGGCAGGTTAA
- a CDS encoding mitochondrial 54S ribosomal protein mL49, whose amino-acid sequence MSCLIPRALPLRSLGLYRPAAQTQIKSLTSRHAFTSTSQAASISTKPSSISARQNPNQKLKIAPHLRQLSRAPVPPPTKTPEELVILGYIVRRTPSVQLPVYRRWLSGGTRQVVLIKKIDGDRRRLLEDLVGSLGIAREDVRINPTTQHIELKGDHFDRARGWLLDRGF is encoded by the exons ATGAGCTGCCTTATTCCTAGAGCGCTCCCTCTGAGGAGTTTGGGTCTCTATCGACCTGCGGCACAAACTCAAATCAAATCTCTTACATCAAGGCATGCCTTCACGTCCACCAGCCAAGCAGCATCCATCTCGACCAAGCCCTCGTCCATTTCTGCTCGACAAAATCCCAACCAGAAGCTCAAGATTGCACCACACCTACGGCAACTGAGTCGCGCGCCTGTGCCTCCCCCGACCAAGACTCCTGAAGAACTTGTTATTCTGGGATATATAGTGCGCCGCACCCCTTCTGTTCAGCTGCCTGTATACCGAAGATGGCTATCCGGCGGCACCCGTCAGGTGGTCTTGATTAAAAAGATCGACGGGGATCGAAGACGGTTATTAGAAGATCTAGTTGGTAGTCTCGGCATTGCTAGAGAGGATGTGCGGATCAACCCAACTACACAACATATAGAATTAAAG GGAGATCATTTCGACAGGGCCAGAGGATGGCTACTAGACCGTGGTTTCTAA
- a CDS encoding uncharacterized protein (EggNog:ENOG41~TransMembrane:1 (i12-34o)) has product MLQSFSLQHALAWLGILLGGGVFYVFAIITYRIFFHPLAKYPGPVIAKVTDAYQLYYAWRGDRHLQFWRLHQKYGKIVRFGPNSLSFSTSQSLQDIYGFKANVRKSEFYDSFAHPVHNTHNTRDKAVHARKRRVLSHAFSESAMKDMQRFILNNVRLFCEQLGIEDGGADSKGWTQPRKMDDWCNYLAIDVLGDLCYGKSFRMLESEDNRFALDLVEAATTRHLVCGTMPIVNSLKLDKYMFPALAAGRARFMAYSKAQLTERTKLGEDADRRDFFWYLLKARDPETGEGFTTPELWAESNLLIIAGSDTTSTAMAATLFYLTRNPAAMKKVTEEIRGKFNDVEEIVQGPALSSCTYLKACIDEAMRMSPSVGGIPPREVMAGGATIDGEVLPEGTVVGTAHYNIHHNEAYYPQSFTYIPERWVAGDMNPITGKPTTKEEVERAHSAFVAWSLGPRGCIGKAMAYVEMTLSLGRAIYLYDMRRAIGVKDISEGSPDLEYGRHRVDEFQLRDIFTSGKCGPLVEFRRAQKA; this is encoded by the exons ATGTTGCAATCATTTAGCCTACAACATGCACTTGCATGGCTGGGCATCCTGCTCGGCGGCGGAGTCTTCTAT GTCTTTGCTATCATCACTTACcgcatcttcttccacccTCTCGCCAAATACCCGGGCCCTGTTATCGCCAAGGTCACAGATGCCTACCAGCTCTACTATGCGTGGAGGGGCGATCGCCACCTTCAGTTTTGGCGCCTGCACCAGAAATATG GCAAAATCGTTCGCTTTGGCCCCAACTCCCTCTCATTCAGCACCAGCCAGTCCCTGCAGGACATCTACGGCTTCAAGGCCAACGTCCGCAAGTCCGAGTTCTACGACTCGTTTGCCCACCCCGTTCACAACACCCACAACACTCGTGACAAGGCCGTCCACGCCCGCAAGCGCCGCGTGCTCTCCCACGCCTTCTCTGAGAGTGCCATGAAGGATATGCAGCGATTCATTCTCAACAATGTGCGCCTGTTCTGTGAGCAGCTTGGCATCGAGGATGGTGGAGCCGACTCCAAGGGCTGGACTCAGCCGCGAAAGATGGACGACTGGTGCAACTACCTCGCCATCGATGTTCTTGGTGATCTGTGCTATGGTAAATCATTCCGCATGTTGGAAAGCGAGGACAACCGCTTTGCCCTGGATTTGGTCGAGGCCGCTACCACCAGACACCTTGTT tgcggTACTATGCCCATCGTTAACAGCCTCAAACTCGACAAGTACATGTTCCCTGCTCTGGCCGCTGGACGTGCCCGCTTTATGGCCTACAGCAAGGCCCAACTGACGGAGAGAACCAAGCTTGGAGAGGATGCGGACCGTCGCGACTTTTTCTGGTACCTCCTCAAGGCTCGCGATCCCGAAACTGGCGAGGGTTTCACTACTCCTGAACTCTGGGCTGAATCCAACTTGCT TATCATCGCCGGATCTGATACAACCTCTACTGCCATGGCCGCTACCCTGTTCTACCTTACTCGCAACCCcgcggcgatgaagaaggtCACTGAGGAAATCCGAGGCAAGTTCAACGACGTCGAGGAGATCGTCCAGGGCCCTGCTCTTTCATCCTGCACCTACCTCAAGGCTTGTATCGACGAGGCCATGCGTATGTCCCCCTCTGTTGGCGGTATTCCTCCTCGTGAGGTCATGGCCGGCGGTGCTACCATTGATGGCGAGGTGCTCCCCGAAGGAACCGTCGTTGGAACTGCCCACTACAACATCCACCACAACGAGGCCTACTATCCCCAGTCATTCACTTATATCCCTGAGCGCTGGGTTGCCGGCGACATGAACCCCATCACCGGAAAGCCAACCACTAAGGAGGAGGTCGAGAGGGCACACAGCGCTTTCGTCGCCTGGAGTCTTGGACCCCGTGGATGTATTGGCAAGGCCATGGCTTATGTTGAAATGACCCTGTCTCTTGGCCGAGCCATCTACCTGTACGATATGCGACGAGCAATCGGTGTTAAGGATATCTCTGAAGGCAGCCCAGACCTCGAGTATGGACGTCACCGTGTTGATGAGTTCCAGCTGAGAGACATTTTCACCAGTGGCAAGTGCGGACCTCTGGTTGAGTTCCGACGAGCCCAGAAGGCTTAA
- a CDS encoding uncharacterized protein (EggNog:ENOG41~TransMembrane:19 (i20-45o77-98i110-128o140-160i172-188o200-222i283-300o306-327i334-352o358-378i390-407o422-439i460-477o497-517i529-546o552-570i582-601o613-629i650-670o)) gives MASRYKDKDGGVVLSFNGQWVSWAHTAVAYTAFISALIVGVSLHYHKIVQNEFYGYPDEWFPSVSATIGDRYPERSFFMIFIAITSGPRFALVGLWYILTRRSNSKLPGFVASMGLLRTLTCGGWTYITSTDDHDWHDILMISYIVCTLPWTTGCIALSPPNPSAIRWRKRLAGLFFGTLVPLIYFFIQHKVHRVAGAYTTYAFFEWALILFDVAFDAVTALDFNTFEILVRDVKGTSKGENYSSVPSAVLEKEKEQITGGFFTIRFTTADALDTAASVYHGFVFWSMLTSLGLVVWYFPLWHMGISGFEAFVMVTVAPSLLGLGLVRSFVVNNLRLIHLLSLSGVAAYLILDPVLRLCAVGLGVGLSCLGWASSLHADSVHNVRLESKLLGWMIGLILSSTLKFAWTTNNPIWPIMHAENGGWNGTGLVLGVLAALRFTRKGPLTGSLSEEPKQQGSNLLAAFGIGGLFFGLHSLLSDTSTMILWVWEGFPIRGPYFSTHGWFTIAAMSAGIFLGINRPGLAGSWPQYAVGFISAMVLTFFSHWFGYYGGLGLAVYLMAVSVPLISNAAKKNPAVTFGLGFLFYNFMVLFHVWVVAYAFVPGGPLVRERTDWVMLTTMFLIGAGVYDLNTSQPHYQPARRSSPSQHKKYFGLSTIIVNVLFMCAAFRRFPANDYKPYHAEDRILTAGIWTIHFSLDNDMWSSEYRMRDLIKEMEVDVIGLLESDLQRIIMGNRDTTQFLAEDLGMYVDYGPGPNKHTWGAALLSKFPIVESKHHLLPSPVGELAPAIHATLDVYGQLVDVFVFHSGQEEDPEDRRLQSEYLANLMGSTDRPAFLLSYLVTEPLEGNYNTYVSDTSGMHDVDPTDWDRWCEYILFKNIKRVGYARVSRSTITDTELQTAKFVIPRSDAEIQELAAQSAEDRDHRVEEGDVPEGWRYPAMFRGDGVRDHRYHVFDEPRYFN, from the exons ATGGCATCGAGatacaaggacaaggacggcGGCGTTGTCCTCAGCTTTAACGGACAGTGGGTTAGCTGGGCGCATACAGCTGTAGCTTACA CTGCATTCATCAGCGCATTAATAGTCGGCGTTTCGTTGCATTATCATAAGATCGTGCAAAATGAGTTCTATGGATACCCCGATGAGTGGTTCCCATCCGTCTCAGCGACGATCGGCGATCGATATCCGGAGCGCTCGTTCTTTATGATTTTCATTGCCATCACATCAG GGCCTCGTTTTGCGCTCGTTGGCCTGTGGTACATTTTAACTCGTAGGTCCAATTCGAAGCTCCCGGGTTTTGTCGCATCTATGGGTTTGTTGCGAACCTTGACTTGCGGTGGCTGGACGTACATTACATCTACGGACGACCACGATTGGCATGATATTCTCATGATATCCTACATCGTTTGCACTCTACCGTGGACGACTGGTTGTATTGCACTGAGCCCGCCGAATCCCTCCGCAATCCGATGGCGCAAGCGCCTAGCAGGTCTTTTCTTTGGAACTCTAGTACCTTTGATCTATTTTTTCATCCAACACAAGGTGCACCGTGTGGCTGGAG CTTATACCACGTACGCCTTCTTTGAGTGGGCACTAATTCTCTTCGATGTCGCCTTCGACGCGGTGACAGCCCTCGATTTTAATACATTTGAGATTTTGGTGAGGGATGTCAAAGGGACGAGCAAGGG TGAAAACTACTCCTCGGTCCCATCTGCAGTTCTGGAGAAAGA AAAGGAGCAGATTACAGGTGGCTTTTTCACTATCCGATTCACCACTGCGGATGCTCTCGACACTGCTGCCAGCGTTTACCATGGG TTTGTTTTTTGGTCAATGCTTACTAGTCTTGGCCTCGTGGTGTGGT ACTTCCCGCTCTGGCATATGGGTATTTCTGGATTTGAAGCCTTTGTTATGGTGACTGTCGCACCATCGCTATTGGGACTTGGGCTTGTTCGATCTTTTGTCGTGAACAACTTGCGGCTGATTCATCTCCTGTCGCTATCTGGAGTTGCTGCGTACCTCATCCTTGACCCAGTACTTCGATTGTGTGCTGTTGGACTTGGTGTCGGACTCTCATGTCTTGGATGGGCTAGCTCTCTGCACGCAGACTCAGTCCACAATGTTCGGCTCGAGAGCAAGCTGCTTGGATGGATGATTGGCTTGATTCTATCGTCTACCTTGAAGTTTGCGTGGACCACGAATAACCCTATCTGGCCCATCATGCATGCTGAAAATGGCGGATGGAACGGCACCGGACTCGTATTAGGTGTTCTCGCTGCTCTTCGGTTCACAAGAAAGGGCCCGCTCACCGGTTCCCTCTCGGAAGAGCCAAAGCAACAAGGCTCCAATCTCCTTGCTGCTTTCGGTATTGGTGGTCTGTTCTTCGGCTTGCACTCGCTACTGTCCGATACGAGTACAATGATTCTCTGGGTATGGGAGGGTTTCCCAATCCGCGGCCCGTATTTCTCTACGCATGGCTGGTTTACCATCGCTGCTATGTCTGCAGGCATTTTCTTGGGCATCAACAGACCAGGCCTCGCAGGAAGCTGGCCCCAATACGCGGTGGGATTCATCAGTGCTATGGTTCTGACCTTTTTCAGCCACTGGTTCGGTTACTATGGTGGCCTCGGTTTGGCAGTATATCTCATGGCAGTCTCTGTCCCGCTGATTTCTAATGCCGCTAAGAAGAACCCAGCGGTAACATTTGGCCTGGGCTTCTTGTTTTACAACTTCATGGTCTTGTTCCATGTATGGGTTGTTGCTTACGCATTCGTGCCTGGAGGCCCGCTCGTTCGAGAGCGTACTGACTGGGTGATGCTTACCACGATGTTCTTGATTGGTGCTGGTGTCTATGATCTCAACACATCACAGCCGCACTACCAACCTGCTCGCCGCTCATCCCCCTCGCAGCATAAGAAGTATTTTGGACTCTCAACCATAATCGTCAACGTCCTGTTTATGTGTGCAGCCTTCAGACGGTTCCCTGCCAATGATTACAAGCCATACCATGCCGAAGATCGAATCCTCACGGCGGGTATCTGGACGATACACTTTTCTCTAGACAATGATATGTGGTCTTCTGAATACCGCATGCGTGATTTGATCAAGGAGATGGAGGTGGATGTCATTGGTCTCCTGGAGTCAGATCTTCAGCGTATCATTATGGGCAACCGAGACACGACTCAGTTCCTCGCCGAAGACTTGGGAATGTATGTCGACTACGGCCCCGGGCCCAACAAGCATACTTGGGGTGCTGCCCTTCTATCCAAGTTTCCCATTGTGGAATCTAAGCATCATCTCCTACCCAGCCCGGTGGGTGAGCTGGCACCGGCAATTCACGCTACGTTGGATGTCTACGGCCAACTTGTTGATGTATTCGTTTTCCACTCTGGCCAGGAGGAAGATCCCGAAGATCGACGTCTTCAGTCTGAGTATCTTGCGAACCTCATGGGTTCTACGGATCGGCCAGCATTCCTACTTAGTTACCTGGTGACAGAGCCGCTTGAGGGCAATTACAACACCTACGTGAGCGATACCTCGGGCATGCATGATGTTGATCCAACCGACTGGGACCGATGGTGCGAATATATCTTGTTCAAGAACATCAAGCGGGTTGGCTACGCACGCGTTAGTCGAAGCACCATTACAGACACAGAGCTCCAGACCGCCAAGTTTGTTATTCCACGGTCAGATGCTGAGATCCAAGAGCTAGCAGCCCAGTCTGCCGAGGATCGAGATCATCGCGTAGAGGAAGGGGATGTTCCTGAAGGATGGCGCTATCCCGCCATGTTCAGAGGAGATGGAGTAAGAGATCATCGATACCACGTCTTTGATGAACCACGTTACTTCAATTAA